A stretch of DNA from Vicingus serpentipes:
TATTATAAAAAGTATTCTTTAATGAAGGATAGTTTATATAATGATGAAACACAAAAAGTTACAATACAGCAACAATCTAAGTTTGAGTATCAAAAGAAAAAAGAATTGGATGATGCAAATAATGAGAAAAGGATTGCGGTTGAAAAAGAAAAACAAAAAAGGCAATACATAGTATTAATAATAATTATAGTAGCATCAAGTTTGGTTTTTATATTAATGCTAATTATTTATAGAAGACTTAGAATAACTAAAAAGCAAAAAATAATTATTGAAGAACAGCGAGATATCGTTGAAGAAGCTCATAAGGAAATTCGAGATTCTATTAATTATGCAGAACGCATCCAGCGAAGCTTTTTAGCAACAGAGGAGTTGTTAAACAAAAATTTGGTCGATTACTTTGTGTTTTTTAAGCCTAAAGATGTGGTAAGTGGAGATTTTTACTGGGCAGGATTATTGGCAAATAACCAATTTGCAATAGTCAATGCAGATAGTACTGGCCATGGAGTTCCGGGAGCTATTATGAGTATTTTAAATATTTCTTCAGTAGAAAAAGCAGTAGAAAAAGGAATTACCAATCCCGCAGAAATATTTAACGACACCAGAAAAACGATTATTGAAAGATTAAAAAAAGATGGAAGTGAAGAAGGAGGAAAAGACGGGATGGATGCCAGTATTATCTCTTTCGATTTTGATAACAATAAGTTTAACTATACTGCTGCACAAAATCCTATTTGGATAGTGCGTAATGGAGAATTGCTAGAAATTAAGCCCGAAAAAATGCCAATAGGTAAGCACGATAACGATACCGCTCCATTTGTTGGTGGAGAATTTGAAACTCAAAAAGGAGATGTTATTTACACGTTAACTGATGGTTTTCAAGATCAGTTTGGCGGAGAAAAAGGAAAGAAATTTAAAGTAAAACCTTTTAAAAGTTTACTAATCTCAATAGCTTACTTACCAATGGAAGAACAAAAAGAAATACTAAACAATAAGTTTGCCGCTTGGAAAGGGAAAGAAGAACAAGTGGATGATGTTTGTGTAATTGGAGTTAAAATAAACTAGAATGAAAGGTGCAATAAAATATTTAGTGATTTCTTTATCAGTGCTTAGTATTTCATTATTAATTTATTTAATAATTGATTTAAATGCTACAATTGACGAATTAGTAGTTAGCACTCTAGAACAAGAATCGGAACAAGTAAAATCTGAGTGTGAAGATCTTTTAGAAAATGTAACCAATGAATTTATTATCTATGAAGAAAATTTGAGTGCTTCAAAAATTGATTTAAATAAAAACGACTTTTTTTACAATACTTTTATTCCGCTCTTAAAACATTCCAATATAGTTTCATCTTTATTGCTTGCTAATGCAAATGGTGATGAACTAATGCTGTTAAAAATAGACAGTGTTAACTATATAAGTAGAGTTAGTTTTGATCAAGAATCGACTGAAATAGACATAAAATATAAAGATGGAGAAATCAGTTTTCTAGATTCTTCTGCAACTAAAGAAAAATATGATGCAAAAATTAGACCCTGGTTTATTAATGCTTACCAAAACCCAAACAAATTAAACTTAACAAAGCCATACCTTTTTTTTAGATCAAAAAAAATGGGCGGAACAATATCTAAAACCTTTATATCTTCTACTGATACTATGGTTTTAGCTTTTGACATTTTGTTGTCGGACATTTCTAAAGTCACAAAATCATTAGATCTAAGTGAAAATGGATTCTCTTTGGTCGTAAATGAAGAAAACAAAATAATAGGACTGCCTAAACTTCATTTTGCTCATGATAGTAGTAACAACCTATTAAAGTCCTTTTCAGAAGTTAATCATCCCCTATTAAATATGATAAGTAAAGAAATTGATTTGTCTGAAGGAGATCAAATTTTTAATGTTGACTTTGAAAATAAGTTTTGGTGGGTCAAAAAAAGTGACTTTAATTTTTGTGGACATGGGTTTAAAATTATTTTAGCCTCACCAGAATCTGATTTTTCACCAACAATAAATTCAACTAAGATAGTTTTATGGATTTCTGTTTTTACTATTGTGTTTTTTATAATTATAATTAATGGATTGTTTAAAAAGAATAATCGTTATATAAAAAGCTTATTTGAAAAAAATATTGAAATACAAAAACAAAAAGAAATAGTTGAAGAAAAGAGTAAAGAAATAACAGATAGTATTGAATATGCTAAGCGAATACAATCAGCAATTTTACCTCCCGAAAAATTGGTTAAAGAATATTTGCAAGAAAGCTTTATTCTTTACAAGCCAAAAGATATAGTTGCAGGTGATTTTTATTGGTTCGAGCAAAAAGATAATATGATAATGTATGCAGCAGCTGATTGTACTGGTCATGGAGTTCCCGGAGCAATGGTTTCTGTAGTTTGTAATAATAGTTTAAACAGGAGTGTTCGTGAATTTGGACTTGCAATTCCAGGGGAAATTTTAACTAAAACAAGGGAATTAGTTATT
This window harbors:
- a CDS encoding SpoIIE family protein phosphatase, with product MKGAIKYLVISLSVLSISLLIYLIIDLNATIDELVVSTLEQESEQVKSECEDLLENVTNEFIIYEENLSASKIDLNKNDFFYNTFIPLLKHSNIVSSLLLANANGDELMLLKIDSVNYISRVSFDQESTEIDIKYKDGEISFLDSSATKEKYDAKIRPWFINAYQNPNKLNLTKPYLFFRSKKMGGTISKTFISSTDTMVLAFDILLSDISKVTKSLDLSENGFSLVVNEENKIIGLPKLHFAHDSSNNLLKSFSEVNHPLLNMISKEIDLSEGDQIFNVDFENKFWWVKKSDFNFCGHGFKIILASPESDFSPTINSTKIVLWISVFTIVFFIIIINGLFKKNNRYIKSLFEKNIEIQKQKEIVEEKSKEITDSIEYAKRIQSAILPPEKLVKEYLQESFILYKPKDIVAGDFYWFEQKDNMIMYAAADCTGHGVPGAMVSVVCNNSLNRSVREFGLAIPGEILTKTRELVIEEFEKSEEVVKDGMDIALCTIDGTTLKYAGANNPLWLIRNGELLETKASKQPIGCYDNLEPYPTHTIELQKGDVIYTFSDGYADQFGGKKGKKFKAKAFRELLLSIQDKSMEEQKIIIDNAFENWKGDHDQVDDVCVIGVRI